A stretch of the Vibrio sp. HB236076 genome encodes the following:
- a CDS encoding PLP-dependent aminotransferase family protein — MKSDHLIHIQFRKDRSLQEQIREYLIESITQGLFLDHALPSCRKMAEMLNVSRNTVVLVYERLVDEGYIYTKPRSGYFAKAMDDDVNAQRPFTTERAISQDRQARWQERFKINLRTSTKLKAADDWQTYAYPFIFGQPDPSLFPLAQWRECGRLSQRQGVIKDWVTDAIDVDDELLIKQLQAKVLSKRGITAKPDEILITIGTQNSLYLLAEMLMAPGTRVGVEEPGYPDIRQIVTLKGASVVPLALDDHGVRLSDEMATCDYVYTTPSHQVPTNVTMSMDRRKALLDFAQQHDVMIIEDDFDSEVNIQERPSPALKSLDSDQRVIYVGSLSKSLSPGLRIGFLVADRCMIEQARQLRRLMYRHPPSNNQKTCGLFLSLGHYDTYVRKLRKSYQQKWSLMTDLLREHMPNSIMSNHTGGSAFWLKLPPGVDSRDFVRQAKQQGLLVESGDIHFMLPCSTQYQYIRVGFSAIKTEKIAPGILALAQLYHQQCGPKVDETGPIE; from the coding sequence ATGAAAAGCGATCATTTAATCCATATTCAATTTCGCAAAGACCGAAGTTTACAAGAGCAAATTCGCGAATATCTGATTGAGAGTATTACTCAAGGTCTGTTTCTCGATCACGCTTTGCCGTCGTGCCGTAAAATGGCCGAGATGCTGAATGTGTCGCGCAATACGGTGGTTTTGGTCTATGAACGCTTAGTCGATGAAGGGTATATCTATACCAAACCAAGAAGTGGTTACTTTGCAAAAGCGATGGACGATGACGTCAATGCGCAACGTCCCTTCACCACTGAAAGGGCGATATCACAGGATCGTCAAGCACGCTGGCAAGAGCGCTTTAAAATCAATTTACGTACCTCGACCAAACTCAAAGCCGCCGATGACTGGCAAACCTATGCGTACCCATTTATTTTTGGTCAGCCTGATCCCAGTCTCTTTCCCTTAGCACAGTGGCGAGAATGTGGCCGCTTATCCCAACGCCAAGGGGTGATTAAAGACTGGGTCACGGACGCCATCGACGTTGATGACGAACTGCTGATCAAACAGTTACAAGCGAAGGTGTTGAGTAAGCGAGGCATCACGGCTAAACCCGATGAAATCTTAATCACAATCGGTACGCAAAACTCCCTATACTTATTGGCCGAAATGCTGATGGCCCCCGGGACGCGCGTCGGCGTTGAAGAGCCGGGTTATCCCGATATTCGTCAGATAGTGACTTTAAAAGGCGCCAGTGTGGTTCCCCTAGCATTAGATGATCACGGTGTGCGTTTAAGTGATGAGATGGCCACGTGTGATTATGTCTACACCACGCCAAGTCATCAAGTGCCGACCAATGTCACCATGAGCATGGACAGGCGAAAGGCTTTACTCGATTTTGCTCAGCAACACGATGTGATGATCATCGAAGATGATTTTGACAGTGAGGTCAATATTCAAGAAAGGCCATCGCCAGCGCTAAAAAGCTTAGACAGCGATCAACGAGTGATATACGTTGGCAGTTTATCGAAATCTCTGTCTCCTGGCTTGAGGATCGGTTTTTTAGTGGCAGACCGCTGTATGATTGAACAAGCCAGGCAACTGAGAAGGCTGATGTATCGCCATCCTCCGAGCAATAACCAAAAAACCTGTGGTCTGTTTTTGTCTCTTGGCCACTATGACACTTATGTTCGCAAATTACGCAAAAGTTATCAGCAAAAATGGTCTTTGATGACCGATTTACTGCGTGAACATATGCCAAACAGTATCATGAGTAATCACACCGGTGGCAGTGCTTTTTGGTTAAAGCTTCCTCCCGGCGTCGACAGTCGAGACTTTGTCCGACAAGCCAAACAGCAAGGCCTATTGGTTGAAAGTGGGGATATTCACTTTATGCTCCCGTGCTCAACGCAGTATCAGTATATTCGGGTGGGATTTTCGGCGATAAAAACGGAAAAAATTGCGCCAGGAATTCTCGCACTTGCTCAACTTTATCACCAACAGTGTGGCCCAAAAGTGGATGAAACTGGCCCTATAGAATAA
- a CDS encoding SDR family NAD(P)-dependent oxidoreductase — translation MEQQVVFITGATSGFGLATAKAFAQKGCRLILTGRRAERLEALAQELSHQCEVFTYPLDVRDSDAVNQCIADLPERFKDVAVLVNNAGLALGASAADESQLSDWHTMIDTNVTGLVNVTHALLPLLKDKPGASIINLASIAANWAYPGSHVYGASKAFVQQFSRNLRSDFAGRGLRVTSLEPGLAESEFSLVRFNGDQDKYDAIYKDTAPLQPEDIANIIVWISEQPAHVNINSLEVMPTSQAWNNFKIVQSE, via the coding sequence ATGGAACAACAAGTTGTCTTTATCACAGGTGCCACGTCAGGCTTTGGCTTAGCTACAGCAAAAGCGTTTGCGCAAAAAGGTTGCCGACTCATTTTAACTGGTCGACGTGCCGAGCGTTTAGAGGCGTTGGCCCAAGAGCTATCCCATCAATGTGAGGTATTCACCTATCCCTTAGACGTACGAGACAGTGACGCGGTCAACCAATGTATCGCCGACTTACCTGAGCGATTTAAAGACGTTGCTGTGTTGGTCAATAATGCCGGCCTAGCCTTAGGGGCTTCAGCGGCAGATGAGTCGCAGCTCAGTGACTGGCACACCATGATAGACACCAATGTGACTGGTCTGGTCAATGTCACCCATGCTCTGTTACCCCTGCTCAAGGACAAACCTGGGGCCAGCATCATTAACCTTGCGAGTATCGCCGCCAACTGGGCTTACCCAGGGTCACATGTGTACGGTGCCAGCAAAGCCTTTGTTCAGCAGTTTTCACGCAATTTGCGCAGTGATTTTGCCGGACGTGGCTTGCGAGTCACCAGTTTAGAGCCCGGATTGGCAGAGAGCGAATTCAGTTTGGTGCGCTTTAATGGCGATCAAGATAAATACGATGCCATTTACAAAGACACGGCACCGTTGCAACCGGAAGACATTGCCAACATCATTGTTTGGATTTCAGAGCAACCAGCCCATGTGAACATCAACAGTTTGGAAGTGATGCCAACTAGTCAGGCATGGAATAACTTTAAAATTGTTCAGAGCGAATAA
- the groL gene encoding chaperonin GroEL (60 kDa chaperone family; promotes refolding of misfolded polypeptides especially under stressful conditions; forms two stacked rings of heptamers to form a barrel-shaped 14mer; ends can be capped by GroES; misfolded proteins enter the barrel where they are refolded when GroES binds) translates to MTAKEIAFSNDARQKMLKGVNILANAVKATLGPKGRNVVLDKGYGSPVITKDGVSVAKEIELQDKFENMGAQMVKSVASKANDEAGDGTTTATVLAQSLINEGLKAVAAGMNPMDLKRGIDKATTAAVEKLREMAKPCSDSASIAQVGSISANSDKVIGELISEAMEKVGRNGVITVEEGQGLSNELSVVEGMQFDRGYLSPYFITDKEAGHVELDNPYVLLVDKKISHIRELLPLLESVSKASRSLLIIAEDIEGEALTTLVINNMRGIVKAVAVKAPGFGDNRKAMLEDIAVLTAGNVISEELGHELEKVTLEQLGHASKVTISKDSTTMVSNAADANRIADRVATIEKQIENTTSQYDKEKLQQRIAKLSGGVAVIKIGAATELEMKEKKDRIDDALSATRAAVEEGIVAGGGVTLAKIARQLTNLTGDNEDQNVGIRVALRAMEEPLRQIAINAGNEGSVVVNAVHQGDDHYGFNAATGEYGDMIAMGILDPAKVTRSALQFASSIAGLMITTEAMVTEHQSESA, encoded by the coding sequence ATGACAGCGAAAGAGATTGCTTTTTCTAATGATGCCCGTCAAAAAATGCTTAAAGGTGTCAACATCCTTGCCAATGCGGTAAAAGCCACACTGGGCCCTAAAGGCCGTAATGTGGTGCTAGATAAAGGTTATGGCTCACCGGTCATCACCAAAGACGGGGTATCAGTCGCCAAAGAGATCGAGTTGCAAGACAAATTTGAAAACATGGGCGCACAGATGGTCAAAAGTGTGGCGTCAAAAGCCAATGATGAAGCCGGTGATGGCACCACCACCGCCACGGTACTTGCACAGTCATTGATCAATGAAGGCCTTAAAGCCGTTGCTGCCGGCATGAACCCAATGGATCTCAAACGCGGTATCGATAAAGCCACCACCGCAGCGGTAGAAAAGTTACGAGAAATGGCCAAACCCTGTAGTGATAGTGCTTCCATTGCACAAGTTGGTAGTATCTCAGCCAATAGTGACAAAGTGATTGGTGAGTTGATTTCTGAGGCGATGGAAAAAGTGGGCCGCAATGGGGTGATCACCGTCGAAGAAGGCCAGGGCCTGAGCAATGAGTTATCGGTTGTCGAAGGTATGCAGTTTGATCGCGGTTACCTATCGCCCTACTTCATTACCGATAAAGAGGCTGGCCATGTCGAGCTAGATAACCCTTATGTTTTATTGGTAGATAAGAAAATCAGTCATATTCGCGAGTTGTTACCACTGCTCGAGTCGGTATCAAAAGCGTCGCGTTCTCTGCTTATCATTGCTGAAGATATTGAAGGTGAAGCGCTCACAACGCTAGTCATCAACAACATGCGTGGCATTGTTAAAGCCGTAGCAGTAAAAGCGCCTGGCTTTGGCGACAACCGCAAGGCCATGCTGGAAGACATCGCCGTCCTCACCGCAGGCAATGTCATCTCTGAAGAGCTTGGCCATGAGCTTGAAAAGGTCACACTTGAGCAATTGGGCCACGCCAGCAAGGTGACGATCAGCAAGGACAGCACCACGATGGTGAGCAATGCCGCAGACGCGAATCGGATTGCTGATCGCGTTGCCACCATTGAGAAGCAAATTGAAAACACCACGTCTCAATACGACAAAGAAAAACTGCAACAGCGTATTGCCAAACTTTCTGGCGGCGTGGCGGTCATTAAGATTGGCGCGGCAACTGAACTGGAAATGAAAGAGAAAAAAGATCGAATTGATGATGCACTAAGTGCAACACGCGCTGCGGTTGAGGAAGGTATTGTTGCTGGTGGTGGGGTAACGCTGGCCAAAATCGCGCGCCAGTTGACCAATTTAACCGGTGACAACGAAGATCAGAATGTCGGTATTCGAGTCGCCTTACGTGCGATGGAAGAGCCACTGCGCCAAATTGCGATCAATGCCGGAAATGAAGGATCCGTGGTCGTGAATGCCGTTCACCAAGGCGATGATCACTATGGTTTTAACGCGGCGACTGGCGAGTATGGCGATATGATTGCCATGGGTATTTTAGATCCCGCCAAAGTCACTCGCTCTGCACTGCAATTTGCCTCATCGATCGCCGGTTTGATGATCACCACTGAAGCCATGGTCACAGAGCATCAATCAGAATCGGCTTGA
- a CDS encoding GGDEF domain-containing protein: protein MSSKQRIQRYYQQCDELLGFGGLAWWLIDLDYNPERFVCNQIMCDAFNLDSRLDEHSVQRTCPIAGDYNQNIAIKNSDKAKRVLNDYQQLLNGQSLEYHNRFPYYDRESDQVLYFNSRAKALVRDTSGQARLLLGTIEQETVNETLYRYATIDALTGLKNRRVFDQQLNFLLKLATREQRCLSLILCDIDNFKSYNDCLGHYEGDECLKRVAQTLQHCSLTCHSDVVCRYGGEEFAFIVYGKEEREIAMLAEQIRDQVYQLNIRHPRHEKKRVTVSVGYTCLLPGQHYDSKDLIQSADKALYRAKSLGRNAIANGNTLFPFY from the coding sequence ATGTCGTCTAAACAGAGAATACAACGCTACTACCAACAATGCGATGAATTGCTGGGGTTTGGTGGCCTTGCCTGGTGGTTAATAGACTTAGACTACAACCCCGAACGGTTTGTGTGTAACCAAATCATGTGTGACGCGTTTAATCTCGATTCTCGACTCGACGAGCACTCTGTGCAACGCACCTGTCCGATTGCTGGCGATTACAATCAAAATATAGCCATAAAAAACAGCGATAAAGCCAAACGAGTGCTCAACGATTATCAACAATTGCTCAATGGTCAAAGTCTTGAGTATCACAACCGCTTTCCCTATTACGATCGAGAGAGTGATCAAGTTTTATACTTTAACAGCCGAGCCAAAGCCCTAGTTCGCGACACTTCGGGCCAGGCAAGGCTGTTGTTAGGGACCATAGAGCAAGAAACCGTGAATGAAACCTTGTATCGCTATGCCACCATCGATGCATTAACCGGACTGAAAAATCGCCGTGTGTTTGATCAACAACTCAATTTTTTGCTCAAGCTCGCGACACGAGAGCAGCGCTGTCTTTCTCTGATCTTGTGTGATATTGATAATTTCAAATCTTACAATGATTGTTTAGGCCACTACGAGGGCGATGAATGCTTAAAACGGGTCGCTCAAACCCTGCAGCACTGTTCATTGACCTGTCATAGTGATGTCGTCTGCCGATATGGAGGCGAAGAATTCGCATTTATCGTTTACGGTAAGGAAGAGCGGGAAATTGCGATGTTAGCAGAACAAATCCGCGATCAAGTGTATCAACTCAACATTCGCCACCCGCGTCATGAAAAAAAACGAGTCACCGTGAGTGTCGGATACACCTGTCTCCTGCCAGGCCAACACTACGACAGCAAAGATTTAATTCAATCCGCCGATAAAGCGCTGTACCGCGCCAAATCCCTTGGCCGAAATGCCATCGCCAATGGCAACACGCTTTTCCCTTTTTATTGA
- a CDS encoding aspartate aminotransferase family protein gives MPEQGPWTITEGKGLTIWDSQGREFLDATSGGVWCVNIGYGRESMAKVIYDQLIKLNYFAGTANTEPATEFANQLLSKMPGMSRVYFASSGSEANEKAYKMVRQIAHKKYGGQKHKILFRERDYHGSTIGCLSSTGQEQRREQYGPFVPGFVEFPHCFEYRSQFGDVEDYGIKAAQAFEDAILREGPETVGAVVIEPITAGGGVITPPPGYLKEVERICRKYQVLLHIDEVVCGLGRTGKWFGYQHYGIQPDIVTMAKGVASSYAAISCTVTTEEVFALLNDDATDTQGYFRDISTFGGCTAGPAAALENMRIIEEEGLIENTAHMGEYLTAGFRDLQRDFDIIGDVRGQGLLLGLELVKDRVSKAPVDESVTGKMCQLCMEQGLLIGRTNRSFHQFNNTLCITPALTINQAQADELLSKLRTAFEMLTRV, from the coding sequence ATGCCAGAGCAAGGCCCGTGGACCATCACGGAAGGTAAAGGCTTAACCATTTGGGACAGCCAAGGTCGTGAGTTTCTCGATGCCACCTCTGGCGGTGTATGGTGTGTCAATATTGGTTATGGCCGTGAGTCAATGGCCAAAGTCATTTATGACCAACTCATCAAACTCAACTACTTTGCCGGCACCGCCAACACAGAGCCCGCCACCGAATTTGCCAACCAACTGCTCAGTAAAATGCCGGGGATGAGTCGTGTCTATTTTGCCAGCTCCGGATCTGAGGCCAACGAAAAAGCCTATAAAATGGTCCGCCAAATTGCTCACAAGAAATACGGTGGCCAAAAGCACAAAATCTTGTTTCGCGAGCGTGATTACCACGGTTCGACCATTGGCTGCTTGAGCTCAACAGGTCAAGAGCAGCGCCGTGAACAATACGGCCCTTTTGTGCCGGGTTTTGTCGAGTTTCCTCATTGTTTTGAGTATCGCAGCCAATTTGGCGATGTCGAAGACTATGGCATCAAAGCCGCACAAGCCTTTGAAGACGCCATTTTACGCGAAGGCCCAGAGACGGTAGGCGCCGTCGTGATTGAACCCATTACCGCCGGCGGTGGTGTCATTACGCCACCTCCAGGTTACCTCAAAGAGGTTGAACGTATTTGCCGCAAATACCAAGTACTGCTTCACATTGATGAGGTGGTGTGTGGCTTAGGGCGCACCGGAAAATGGTTTGGTTATCAACATTATGGCATCCAGCCCGATATTGTGACGATGGCAAAAGGAGTGGCCTCAAGTTACGCCGCGATATCTTGTACCGTCACAACAGAAGAGGTCTTTGCCCTGCTCAATGACGATGCCACCGACACCCAAGGGTATTTTCGAGATATCAGTACCTTTGGTGGCTGTACGGCCGGCCCCGCTGCCGCGTTGGAAAATATGCGTATCATAGAAGAAGAAGGCCTCATAGAGAACACCGCTCACATGGGAGAGTACCTCACCGCAGGTTTTAGGGACTTACAGCGAGATTTTGACATCATTGGCGATGTGAGAGGCCAAGGCCTTTTACTCGGCTTGGAGTTGGTCAAAGACCGCGTGAGCAAAGCACCGGTTGACGAGTCGGTGACAGGAAAAATGTGTCAGTTGTGTATGGAGCAAGGGCTGTTGATTGGCCGAACCAATCGCTCGTTTCATCAATTTAACAACACCTTGTGTATTACTCCTGCACTAACGATTAATCAGGCACAAGCCGACGAGCTATTATCCAAATTAAGAACCGCGTTTGAAATGCTGACCAGGGTCTAA
- a CDS encoding flavin reductase family protein: MYFDQLIFNSMEKRQRARLINSLSGFKSANLIGSCDAEGRENVAIVSSLIHLGSNPAMLGFISRPHSVERHSLENILASGFFTANAVTSELYQQAHQTSARYLKHQSEFVQTGLTPVYSDLIRAPYVQESPLKVGLKLVETVPISVNDTVMIIGEVQEVWVDSEAVMDDGYIDLEKLSISTISGLDSYHSTQRLDRLSYAKPDRPHSKLSVNGKPLE; the protein is encoded by the coding sequence ATGTATTTTGATCAATTGATTTTTAATTCCATGGAAAAAAGACAAAGGGCGAGGTTGATCAATTCTCTTTCGGGCTTTAAAAGTGCCAACTTGATTGGCAGCTGCGACGCGGAGGGGCGTGAAAATGTCGCGATAGTGAGTTCGTTAATTCATTTGGGCTCGAATCCTGCGATGTTAGGTTTTATCAGCCGCCCCCACTCGGTAGAGCGACACAGCTTAGAAAACATTTTGGCCAGTGGCTTTTTCACCGCGAACGCCGTCACTTCTGAGCTATACCAGCAAGCACATCAAACCTCTGCGCGTTATCTCAAGCATCAATCTGAATTTGTCCAAACGGGCCTCACTCCAGTCTATAGCGATCTTATCAGAGCGCCTTATGTCCAAGAAAGTCCGCTGAAAGTCGGACTAAAGCTTGTTGAAACGGTGCCCATTTCGGTTAATGACACGGTTATGATCATCGGTGAGGTTCAAGAGGTCTGGGTAGACAGTGAGGCCGTCATGGACGATGGGTATATTGATCTCGAAAAATTGTCCATTAGTACCATTAGTGGCTTAGACAGTTATCATAGCACACAGCGTTTAGACAGGTTGAGTTATGCCAAACCCGATCGGCCCCATTCGAAGCTCAGTGTCAACGGCAAGCCATTGGAGTAA
- a CDS encoding DUF4174 domain-containing protein, with translation MHKGTALLFIAIAFLISLSPTSAAATRLEDFTWQYRVVLIDSDKDQQAILDYLERFEPEIKDRDLVWFLLSGESTTSNFTGHSIDDIRLDKQNLQCKQPVVLIGKDGGVKGCYQTFDLNQIFALIDTMPMRQREMHDAD, from the coding sequence ATGCACAAAGGCACTGCGCTTTTATTTATCGCGATAGCATTTCTCATCAGTTTGAGCCCAACCAGCGCAGCGGCGACTCGCTTAGAGGATTTCACTTGGCAATATCGGGTTGTGTTGATTGACAGCGACAAAGATCAGCAGGCCATCTTGGACTACCTCGAACGTTTCGAACCAGAGATCAAAGACAGAGACTTGGTTTGGTTTTTGCTGTCAGGGGAAAGCACAACCAGCAATTTCACCGGCCATTCTATCGATGACATTCGCCTGGATAAGCAAAATTTACAATGTAAACAGCCGGTGGTACTGATAGGTAAAGACGGCGGTGTTAAAGGGTGTTACCAAACTTTCGATCTCAATCAAATCTTTGCATTAATTGATACGATGCCCATGCGACAACGCGAGATGCACGATGCCGATTAG
- a CDS encoding co-chaperone GroES, with the protein MTLRPLSDRLIVERQAVENKSEGGIVLTSQSLKKSNRGKVIAVGNGRKLDNGERVSLDVNVGDTVLFNDGYGVKTEKIDGSEYLILSEQDVLAIVE; encoded by the coding sequence ATGACTCTTCGTCCTTTGAGTGACCGATTAATTGTCGAACGACAAGCTGTCGAAAATAAATCAGAAGGCGGAATCGTTTTAACCTCACAGTCGTTAAAAAAATCGAACCGAGGCAAAGTCATTGCGGTGGGGAACGGTCGAAAACTCGATAACGGTGAGCGAGTAAGCCTTGATGTCAATGTGGGCGATACCGTTTTGTTTAATGATGGCTATGGTGTCAAAACAGAAAAAATCGACGGCTCAGAGTATTTGATCCTGTCTGAGCAAGACGTTTTAGCTATCGTAGAATAA